A window of the Eleutherodactylus coqui strain aEleCoq1 chromosome 8, aEleCoq1.hap1, whole genome shotgun sequence genome harbors these coding sequences:
- the MGRN1 gene encoding E3 ubiquitin-protein ligase MGRN1 yields MGAVWGRRIAGVEDIDIQANSAYRYPPKSGNYFASHFFMGGEKFETPHPEGYLFGENTDLNFLGNRPVQFPYLTPAPHEPVKTLRSLVNIRKDSLRLVRYKEGTDSPMEDGGKPRVLYGLEFTFDADARVAITVYCQASEEFVGGTAVYSPRSPALQSQTVYYKRGLSQHFSLPVFKIDFNDWKDDELNFDLDKGVIPLVIQAVVAEGGEGSGHAHVLLAAFEKHVDGSFSVKPLKQKQIVDRVSYLLQEIYGIENKNNQETKPSEDENSDNSNECVVCLSDLRDTLILPCRHLCLCNSCADTLRYQANNCPICRLPFRALLQIRAVRRKPGPLPPISFSPVLAQTLDHDDNSGADNIPPGFEPISLLEALNGLRSPPATAPLYEEIPYSEGLPARGPPDNSLQKSKHVKTPDSGLRSPSSPIHEEDEEVTGLGDGEKPELLGSLSRDSSQIENISSADTPEIVSSHQECRSQSQVDEPIESPEPQELKEEEAQDVSALGPDSCSIGIDE; encoded by the exons ATGGGGGCCGTCTGGGGTCGGAGGATTGCGGGGGTGGAAGACATCGACATCCAGGCCAACTCTGCCTACCGCTACCCCCCGAAGTCAG gaaactattttgccaGTCACTTCTTCATGGGGGGAGAAAAGTTTGAGACCCCACATCCCGAGGGCTACCTGTTTGGGGAGAATACTGACCTCAACTTCCTGGGAAACCGTCCCGTTCAG TTCCCCTACCTGACCCCAGCGCCCCACGAGCCGGTGAAGACACTACGCAGTCTGGTAAACATTCGCAAGGACTCCCTGCGGCTCGTCAG atacAAGGAGGGAACGGACAGTCCGATGGAGGATGGAGGAAAGCCGCGGGTCTTGTACGGTCTAGAGTTCACATTTGATGCAGACGCCCGTGTGGCGATTACGGTCTACTGTCAGGCCAGCGAGGAGTTTGTTGGGGGGACGGCCGT GTACAGCCCTCGCAGCCCTGCCCTGCAGTCTCAGACGGTCTACTACAAGCGGGGGCTAAGCCAGCACTTCTCCTTGCCAGTGTTTAAAATCGACTTCAACGACTGGAAGGATGACGAG CTGAACTTTGACCTTGATAAAGGGGTCATTCCTCTGGTCATCCAGGCGGTCGTGGCCGAAGGTGGAG AGGGATCGGGACACGCTCATGTGCTGCTGGCGGCGTTTGAGAAG CACGTTGATGGCAGCTTCTCGGTGAAACCTCTGAAACAGAAGCAGATC GTGGACCGAGTCAGTTATCTGCTGCAGGAAATCTACGGCATTGAAAATAAGAATAATCAGGAAACTaag CCTTCAGAAGACGAGAACAGCGATAACAGTAACGAGTGTGTGGTCTGCCTCTCCGACCTGAGGGACACCCTGATCCTGCCCTGCCGACACCTCTGTCTGTGCAACTCCTGTGCCGACACCCTGCGCTACCAGGCCAATAACTGTCCCATCTGCCGACTAC CTTTCCGCGCCTTGCTGCAGATCCGGGCCGTGCGGAGGAAGCCGGGACCCCTCCCACCCATCTCCTTCAGCCCTGTACTGGCCCAGACGTTGGACCACGACGACAATTCT GGTGCAGATAACATCCCTCCGGGGTTTGAACCCATCTCCCTGCTAGAGGCTCTGAATGGCCTACGTTCACCCCCTGCCACTGCCCCTCTATATGAAGAGATTCCTTACAGTGAGGGTCTACCTGCTCGGGGACCTCCAGACAACTCCCTTCAGAAAAGCAAGCACGTAAAAACCCCTGACAG TGGTCTGCGGTCTCCTTCATCTCCCATCCATGAAGAGGATGAGGAAGTGACGGGACTTGGTGACGGTGAGAAGCCAGAGTTACTCGGAAGCCTCAGCAGAGACTCTTCGCAGATAGAG AATATCTCCTCTGCCGACACTCCAGAGATCGTCTCCTCGCATCAAG AGTGTCGGTCGCAGTCCCAAGTTGATGAGCCAATTGAAAGCCCAGAGCCCCAGGAGCTGAAGGAGGAAGAAGCCCAAGATGTGTCTG CGCTGGGTCCAGATTCCTGTTCTATTGGGATTGATGAGTGA
- the LOC136577054 gene encoding UBA-like domain-containing protein 1 — translation MSGDIEQLKQQLLVSQFVLAAGCATDQAEQLLRAAHWQYETALSAFFQETNHPYIPHHQVMGTPANTPATPPNFPDALTMFSRLKASESGYLSSLATSPPLQQGGSSSHFPQDPRCQQPGMGMTFPGGAQHSNNPRGADVNPAAEAER, via the exons ATGTCCGGGGACATTGAGCAGTTGAAGCAGCAGCTATTGGTGTCCCAGTTTGTGCTGGCGGCCGGATGTGCCACGGACCAGGCCGAGCAGCTGCTACGGGCAGCACACTGGCAGTATGAG ACTGCTCTCAGCGCCTTCTTCCAGGAGACGAACCACCCGTATATACCGCATCACCAGGTG ATGGGGACTCCTGCCAACACTCCAGCGACCCCTCCTAACTTCCCCGATGCACTCACCATGTTTTCCCGTCTTAAAGCCTCGGAAAGCGGATACCTCTCTTCCTTGGCCACATCGCCACCGCTCCAGCAAGGAGGTAGCAGCAGCCATTTTCCCCAAGACCCCAGGTGCCAGCAGCCGGGCATGGGCATGACCTTCCCCGGAGGGGCACAGCACTCTAACAACCCCAGAGGTGCGGACGTGAACCCAGCAGCCGAAGCCGAGAGATGA